The Pusillibacter faecalis genome has a window encoding:
- the murD gene encoding UDP-N-acetylmuramoyl-L-alanine--D-glutamate ligase, whose protein sequence is MKLKEYLDSLRGKTVAVIGIGVSNQPLIDVLLSHGIEVTACDRKSREELGVLGDTLTSKGAKLRLGADYLQNLREDIIFRTPGMRPDLPELQAAIANGSRLTSEMEIFFEICPCPIIAVTGSDGKTTTTTMIAELLRRAGKTVHLGGNIGHPLLAEAGDIHPEDIAVLELSSFQLMTMTRSPHIAVITNLAPNHLDVHRNFAEYIAAKENIFTHQMTKDIAVFNADNTITAEEACRALGRTRLFSRKHEVKDGVFLRGEAIIARSRGQERQIMTTNHIKLPGVHNVENYLAAISVVDGMVPDEIIQDFAGTFQGVEHRIELIRTRKGVRWYNDSIASSPSRTIAGLNSFHQKVILIAGGKDKGISYESLGPVINERVKLLLLCGATAGVIRQSVEQAANYNGLEILDVEDYQEAVSLADSHSREGDVVILSPASTSFDRFANFMDRGKTFKNIVNQLP, encoded by the coding sequence GATGTACTGCTGTCCCATGGGATTGAAGTTACTGCTTGTGACAGGAAAAGCAGGGAAGAGCTGGGCGTTCTCGGAGATACACTGACATCCAAAGGTGCCAAACTGCGCCTGGGGGCAGATTATTTACAGAATCTGAGGGAGGATATTATCTTTCGCACTCCTGGAATGCGACCGGATCTTCCAGAACTGCAAGCAGCCATTGCGAATGGAAGCCGTTTGACCAGCGAGATGGAGATTTTTTTTGAAATCTGTCCTTGTCCTATCATTGCGGTAACAGGCAGCGACGGGAAAACCACCACCACGACCATGATTGCAGAGTTGCTTCGCCGCGCTGGAAAGACCGTCCATCTTGGGGGCAATATTGGCCACCCACTCCTGGCAGAAGCGGGAGACATACATCCGGAGGATATCGCTGTTTTGGAACTGAGTTCCTTCCAGTTGATGACCATGACGCGCAGCCCCCACATTGCCGTTATTACGAATCTAGCGCCGAATCATCTGGATGTTCACCGGAATTTCGCGGAGTATATTGCTGCAAAGGAAAATATCTTTACACACCAAATGACAAAGGATATTGCTGTTTTTAACGCAGATAATACAATAACTGCGGAGGAAGCATGTAGGGCTTTGGGGCGGACGCGCCTGTTTTCCAGAAAACATGAAGTGAAGGATGGTGTGTTTCTTCGTGGAGAGGCCATCATTGCCCGCTCCCGTGGCCAGGAGCGTCAGATCATGACAACCAACCACATTAAGCTCCCAGGTGTTCACAACGTGGAGAACTATCTGGCTGCTATTTCCGTTGTAGACGGCATGGTGCCCGATGAGATTATTCAGGATTTTGCTGGAACGTTTCAGGGCGTTGAGCACCGGATTGAACTGATTCGTACACGCAAGGGTGTCCGCTGGTATAATGACTCCATTGCCTCCAGCCCCAGCCGTACCATTGCCGGACTGAACTCTTTCCATCAAAAGGTGATTCTGATTGCTGGCGGTAAGGACAAAGGCATCTCTTATGAGAGCCTGGGGCCTGTGATCAACGAGAGAGTAAAGCTGTTGCTGCTGTGCGGTGCCACTGCAGGAGTCATCCGCCAATCCGTGGAACAGGCCGCCAACTATAATGGGCTGGAAATTTTGGATGTAGAGGACTATCAAGAGGCAGTCTCCTTGGCAGACAGCCATTCCAGGGAGGGGGATGTGGTGATCCTCTCTCCAGCCAGTACCTCCTTTGATCGCTTTGCCAACTTCATGGACCGAGGCAAGACTTTTAAGAACATTGTCAACCAACTGCCATAA
- a CDS encoding manganese catalase family protein, whose amino-acid sequence MFDAAKPCAARDSDAPLHCPSTAGTEELGHLEMIGAIVHQLTRNLTEEQIRTAGFDTYFVDRTAGVYPTAASGFPWSAASMAVKGDLIADLTEDLAAEQKARVTYDNILRLSDDPDVNDVIKFLRAREIVHFQRFGEGLRLAKDKMDEKNVYFVNPSFDK is encoded by the coding sequence CTGTTCGACGCCGCAAAGCCTTGCGCTGCAAGGGATTCGGACGCGCCCCTCCATTGCCCATCCACGGCAGGTACTGAGGAATTAGGGCACCTGGAGATGATTGGTGCGATTGTACACCAGCTCACCCGAAATCTGACTGAGGAACAGATCCGCACTGCGGGCTTTGACACCTATTTTGTAGACCGGACTGCCGGTGTTTATCCCACTGCTGCGTCTGGCTTCCCCTGGAGCGCCGCCAGCATGGCGGTGAAGGGCGACCTGATCGCCGACCTTACAGAAGATCTGGCGGCAGAGCAAAAGGCTCGAGTCACCTATGATAATATCTTGCGCCTCTCCGATGATCCGGATGTAAACGATGTCATCAAATTTCTCAGGGCCAGAGAGATCGTCCACTTCCAGCGGTTTGGCGAAGGCCTGCGACTGGCCAAGGATAAAATGGACGAGAAAAACGTCTATTTTGTCAACCCCTCTTTCGACAAATAA
- the yunB gene encoding sporulation protein YunB produces the protein MRPGFFYYRRHTDRRNLLRVLLLFAISGIVALLLVAAVQMRPLLSSLATTKVSNAVTSIVSEAVYEAIENGELQYDGLVTFEKDNEGKITAVHSNMAAFNHLQAEILHTVLNRIDHVSTRDLSIPIGSLTGSALLAGRGPRITVRMESVGSSEANFHNAFTSAGINQTKHQIILTVDVSVSILLPGFTTATEVSNSFIVAETVIVGAVPDTYTSFTTESDTYLEDTKDYILNKN, from the coding sequence ATGCGTCCCGGCTTTTTTTATTACCGCCGCCATACGGATCGGAGGAATCTGCTGAGAGTTCTTCTGCTTTTTGCTATATCTGGAATTGTAGCGTTACTACTGGTTGCCGCTGTTCAGATGCGGCCTCTTTTGAGCAGCTTAGCAACCACAAAGGTCTCTAATGCCGTGACGAGCATTGTGTCGGAGGCAGTTTATGAGGCTATTGAGAACGGAGAATTGCAGTATGACGGGCTTGTGACATTTGAAAAGGATAATGAGGGGAAAATTACCGCTGTCCACAGTAATATGGCAGCGTTCAACCACCTGCAGGCAGAAATTCTTCATACAGTTTTGAACCGGATTGATCATGTATCCACAAGAGATTTATCCATACCCATCGGAAGTCTGACTGGTTCCGCGCTTTTAGCTGGACGCGGTCCCCGTATTACAGTCAGAATGGAGTCCGTTGGATCATCAGAGGCCAACTTTCACAATGCGTTCACCTCTGCCGGCATCAACCAGACTAAGCACCAGATCATATTAACAGTTGATGTATCTGTGAGTATTTTGCTGCCTGGTTTCACCACTGCAACAGAGGTATCCAACTCCTTCATTGTAGCTGAGACTGTCATCGTTGGTGCGGTACCGGATACCTATACCTCGTTCACAACAGAGTCTGACACCTATTTGGAGGATACAAAAGACTATATTTTAAACAAGAACTGA
- the ligA gene encoding NAD-dependent DNA ligase LigA — MDYRERIKQLRDILNENGYRYYVLDAPTMSDREYDLLNRELEELESQHPEEVTPDSPTQRIGGKLLKGFSTYTHEVPLESLQDVFDAGEVTDFCQRMEEALGDRAIYSVEPKVDGLSVALEYRDGVFYQGATRGDGRVGEDVTENLKTIRSIPMVLPERLPRLIVRGEVFMSRSVFEQINTRRELEGKALMANPRNAAAGSLRQLNPKVCAERRLDIQIFNLQLAEGREFSTHAETLEYLTTQRFKVIPYKVLSKTAEVQAEIDRINDQRLEYPFDIDGAVIKVNSLIERGILGSTAKCPKWAVAFKYPPEKKNAQVLDIAVQVGRTGVLTPKAQLTPVRLAGTTVTSATLHNQNYIAEKDIRIGDTVMVQKAGEIIPEIVEVLFERRPSGTVPYTLPRVCPVCGAQVVQDEDGVALRCTGAECPAQLLRNLTHFASRDAMDIEGLGPAVVQQLVENDLVHTAADLYGLQAPEIAKLDRMGKKSAENLIRAIANSRSNDLSRLIYGLGIRQVGEKAAKVLALHFKTFDALSAATVEELTEINDVGAVTAQCIVEYLAQPQAQDLIRRLREAGVNMKSTTELVDQRFSGMTFVLTGTLTQFDRKMAEDLIEKRGGKAAGSVSKKTTYVVAGEAAGSKLQKAEELGIPVLTEEEFARMLE, encoded by the coding sequence ATGGACTACCGCGAGAGAATCAAGCAACTGCGAGATATTTTGAATGAAAACGGGTATCGATATTATGTATTGGATGCACCCACTATGAGCGATCGGGAGTACGACCTGCTCAACCGGGAATTGGAGGAGCTGGAATCTCAGCACCCAGAGGAGGTCACTCCGGATTCTCCGACCCAGCGCATTGGCGGAAAGCTGCTGAAAGGCTTTTCCACCTATACCCACGAGGTACCTCTGGAGAGCCTGCAAGATGTCTTTGATGCCGGTGAAGTCACTGATTTCTGCCAGCGCATGGAAGAGGCCCTGGGTGATCGCGCGATCTATTCCGTGGAGCCGAAAGTGGATGGACTCTCTGTTGCACTAGAGTATAGGGATGGGGTCTTTTATCAGGGCGCAACCCGGGGCGATGGACGTGTCGGTGAGGATGTAACGGAAAACCTTAAGACCATTCGCTCTATCCCCATGGTTTTGCCGGAGCGGCTGCCGCGACTCATTGTCCGGGGTGAAGTTTTCATGTCTCGTTCGGTATTTGAGCAGATTAACACCCGCCGCGAGTTGGAGGGGAAAGCACTGATGGCCAATCCCAGAAATGCGGCGGCCGGTTCCCTGCGTCAGTTGAATCCCAAGGTCTGCGCGGAGCGACGGTTAGATATTCAGATTTTTAATCTTCAGCTGGCAGAGGGGAGAGAGTTCTCCACCCACGCGGAAACACTGGAATATCTTACTACTCAGAGATTCAAAGTCATTCCCTACAAGGTTCTCTCAAAGACAGCGGAGGTCCAGGCAGAGATTGACCGCATCAACGACCAACGGCTGGAGTACCCCTTTGACATTGACGGAGCGGTTATTAAGGTTAATTCCTTGATAGAACGTGGAATACTTGGCTCTACTGCGAAGTGCCCCAAGTGGGCGGTGGCCTTTAAATATCCGCCGGAGAAAAAAAACGCTCAGGTTTTAGATATTGCCGTCCAGGTGGGCCGCACCGGAGTCCTAACACCAAAGGCACAGCTGACACCGGTACGTTTAGCGGGAACCACGGTCACAAGTGCGACGCTTCACAATCAGAACTATATTGCGGAGAAGGATATCCGTATCGGCGATACTGTCATGGTGCAGAAGGCTGGGGAGATCATTCCGGAAATCGTCGAAGTGCTCTTTGAAAGACGGCCTAGCGGTACAGTCCCTTACACGCTCCCCAGGGTTTGCCCTGTCTGCGGAGCACAGGTGGTCCAGGATGAGGATGGAGTGGCTCTACGGTGTACCGGCGCAGAGTGCCCGGCCCAGCTTCTGAGAAATCTTACGCATTTTGCCAGTCGGGATGCGATGGATATTGAGGGGCTTGGCCCCGCAGTGGTGCAGCAGCTGGTAGAAAACGATCTGGTGCATACTGCGGCGGATCTGTATGGCCTCCAAGCTCCGGAGATCGCTAAGCTGGACCGGATGGGAAAGAAGTCTGCTGAAAATCTGATCCGTGCGATAGCAAATTCCCGCTCCAACGATCTCAGCCGACTGATCTATGGTCTTGGCATTCGGCAGGTGGGAGAGAAGGCTGCCAAGGTTTTGGCTTTGCATTTCAAAACCTTTGACGCGCTTTCCGCCGCTACCGTGGAAGAGCTGACAGAGATCAACGACGTGGGTGCAGTGACGGCACAGTGTATTGTGGAGTATTTGGCGCAGCCCCAGGCACAGGATCTGATTCGCCGACTGAGAGAGGCGGGCGTCAATATGAAGAGCACAACAGAGCTGGTAGACCAGCGTTTTTCTGGCATGACGTTTGTACTCACGGGGACTCTTACGCAGTTTGACCGCAAAATGGCAGAGGATTTGATTGAGAAGCGGGGGGGAAAAGCCGCTGGCTCTGTCAGTAAAAAGACCACCTATGTAGTGGCGGGTGAGGCTGCGGGCAGCAAACTGCAAAAGGCGGAGGAGCTTGGAATTCCGGTGCTGACAGAAGAAGAGTTTGCCCGGATGCTGGAATAA